In a genomic window of Pontibacter liquoris:
- a CDS encoding YaiO family outer membrane beta-barrel protein, with protein sequence MKLRVRSQGILLSCFFALLLSSSLQAQDTTILHPDSLFRQAQQMAYHGKYAESRQLSRKLLRAVPAYTDATLLLARTFAWEHHYDSARFILSPLLSTTPPNEEALLIAVDMALWSHKPDEALHYVQAGLEANPTSAPLLLGKARAQYERQEYAAAEAILTGLLQQDPGNTDVRQVWEKVQQARKVHLVQASYQLTTFDQQLSPWHLGALAYTRQTASGKYLARVSYARRYGNQSMQGEVDAYPQLSKTTYAYLNVGASDEKLFPAYRTGAELYHLFPHKVEASLGARALFFQNETVVLYTGYVGKYFRKQWVSFRPFLQRQNSSWQTTGILQFRQYLRHEDEHFTLVLARGSVPFVQVGLEEISRLSASRAALEAQLRVGNSCLLGGMFSYDYEEISSGSFRNRFTTGLTVQYRF encoded by the coding sequence ATGAAATTACGTGTCAGGAGCCAGGGTATACTTTTGAGCTGCTTTTTTGCCCTGCTTCTCTCCTCTTCACTTCAGGCCCAGGATACAACGATCCTGCACCCGGATTCGCTTTTCAGGCAGGCGCAGCAAATGGCCTATCACGGCAAATATGCCGAAAGCCGCCAGCTGAGCCGGAAACTGTTACGGGCGGTGCCCGCTTACACCGATGCCACCTTGCTACTGGCCCGCACCTTTGCCTGGGAACACCACTATGATTCAGCCCGGTTTATACTTTCGCCCCTGTTAAGCACTACCCCTCCGAATGAGGAAGCCTTGTTGATCGCGGTTGATATGGCTTTGTGGTCCCATAAGCCGGACGAGGCGCTGCACTATGTGCAGGCCGGTTTAGAGGCAAATCCGACGTCGGCCCCGCTCCTGCTGGGCAAAGCACGGGCACAGTATGAACGTCAGGAGTACGCCGCTGCCGAAGCCATACTGACCGGTTTGCTGCAACAGGACCCGGGCAATACGGATGTCCGGCAAGTATGGGAAAAGGTGCAACAGGCGCGCAAGGTGCATCTCGTGCAGGCCAGCTACCAGCTCACCACATTTGATCAGCAACTTTCGCCCTGGCACCTGGGCGCGCTGGCCTATACCCGGCAAACAGCCAGTGGCAAGTACCTGGCACGGGTAAGCTACGCACGGCGCTACGGCAACCAAAGTATGCAGGGAGAAGTGGATGCTTACCCGCAGCTGAGCAAAACAACCTACGCCTACCTGAACGTAGGCGCATCCGACGAAAAGCTATTCCCGGCCTACCGCACCGGCGCAGAACTTTATCACCTGTTCCCGCATAAAGTGGAGGCCTCACTCGGTGCCCGCGCCTTATTTTTCCAAAACGAGACGGTGGTGCTGTATACCGGTTATGTCGGCAAATATTTCCGCAAGCAATGGGTGAGCTTTCGCCCGTTTTTGCAGCGCCAGAACAGTTCCTGGCAAACCACGGGCATATTGCAGTTCCGGCAGTACCTCCGCCATGAGGACGAGCATTTTACCCTGGTACTAGCCCGGGGCAGTGTGCCATTTGTGCAGGTGGGCCTGGAGGAGATTAGTCGGTTAAGTGCCAGCCGGGCAGCTCTGGAAGCCCAGTTGCGCGTGGGCAATTCCTGCCTGCTGGGGGGCATGTTCTCCTATGATTATGAAGAAATCAGCAGTGGGTCCTTCCGCAACCGTTTTACAACAGGCCTCACGGTTCAGTATAGATTTTAA
- a CDS encoding response regulator transcription factor, with protein MMPANFTLTMILVVEDDEMILRTLEFRLKKDHYNVVVARDGREALEKLKQATFHLVLTDLMLPFVTGMEVLSYIKSNLPDLPVIVLSAADEEGTILDAFKLGADDFIAKPFSPGELSLRVKRLLIRYTSTK; from the coding sequence ATGATGCCTGCAAATTTTACCCTTACCATGATCCTGGTAGTTGAAGACGACGAAATGATTCTGCGGACGCTCGAGTTCCGGCTGAAGAAAGACCACTACAACGTAGTGGTGGCCCGAGATGGCAGAGAAGCTTTAGAGAAGCTCAAACAAGCTACCTTCCACCTGGTACTCACCGACCTGATGCTGCCTTTTGTGACAGGAATGGAAGTGCTCTCCTATATTAAATCTAATCTGCCGGATTTGCCGGTAATCGTGCTCTCCGCAGCCGATGAAGAAGGAACGATCCTGGATGCTTTTAAGCTGGGGGCGGATGACTTTATTGCCAAACCTTTCAGCCCGGGCGAACTCTCGCTTCGTGTAAAACGCTTGCTTATACGTTATACCAGTACCAAATGA
- a CDS encoding HEAT repeat domain-containing protein: protein MATERNMPVVLSIMPDLIEANLLLVLFFTGTALLLFLFILISRLRDGVRQRKSRWMDKKAQQFITSYLFNAEEVSPAQLESFRRKYILNSFYCPIFLENLISLQKNLIGESADRLRTLYKDLGLHPYSKQKLYARSWSVIAKGICELAEMGMTQDAELIRAFINHPNPVLRSQALVALVYLQHKAPFSFLDELEEPLTEWQQLQLARAAQKAHAVHPPSFKQWLQKDQESVVLFSIRMIVQYNQHEALGALLTLLNHPSPMVRKEAVIALRNLESFEASEKLLQLYENETVDVRLEILKTLPLIGGDEHLAFYQQQLQDTDMRVQLIAARALAQSGAPGEALIQAIKNNLQHALQPIAACALDSRI, encoded by the coding sequence ATGGCTACAGAACGCAACATGCCTGTCGTGCTTTCCATAATGCCTGATCTGATCGAGGCGAACCTGCTACTGGTGCTGTTTTTTACCGGCACGGCGCTTCTCCTCTTCCTGTTCATTCTCATCAGCAGGTTACGGGATGGCGTGCGGCAGCGAAAAAGTCGATGGATGGACAAGAAAGCCCAGCAGTTCATTACCTCCTACCTCTTCAATGCAGAAGAAGTGAGCCCGGCGCAACTGGAAAGCTTCCGGCGCAAGTATATTCTCAACTCCTTCTACTGCCCCATTTTCCTGGAAAACCTGATCAGCCTGCAGAAGAACCTGATCGGGGAGTCAGCAGACAGGCTGCGCACGCTCTACAAAGACTTGGGGCTTCACCCCTATTCCAAGCAAAAGCTGTATGCCAGGTCGTGGTCCGTTATAGCCAAAGGCATTTGTGAGCTTGCCGAAATGGGCATGACGCAGGATGCGGAACTCATCCGCGCCTTCATCAACCACCCTAACCCGGTTTTGCGGTCCCAGGCCCTGGTGGCGCTGGTGTACCTGCAGCACAAAGCCCCCTTTTCGTTTCTGGATGAGCTGGAAGAGCCACTTACGGAATGGCAACAGCTGCAGCTGGCCCGTGCCGCCCAGAAGGCTCATGCCGTGCACCCTCCCTCCTTTAAACAATGGTTGCAGAAAGACCAGGAATCGGTTGTGCTGTTCTCTATCCGCATGATCGTGCAGTATAACCAGCACGAGGCGCTTGGGGCGTTGCTTACGTTGCTGAACCATCCCAGCCCGATGGTCCGCAAAGAAGCCGTAATTGCCTTGCGCAACCTGGAATCCTTTGAAGCCTCAGAAAAGCTGCTGCAGCTCTATGAAAATGAAACGGTGGATGTCCGGCTCGAGATCCTGAAAACGCTCCCCCTGATCGGCGGCGACGAGCACCTTGCCTTTTACCAGCAACAGCTGCAAGACACCGATATGCGCGTGCAGCTGATCGCAGCGCGTGCCCTGGCCCAGAGCGGCGCTCCCGGCGAAGCCCTGATCCAGGCGATTAAAAACAATTTGCAGCATGCCTTGCAGCCCATTGCAGCCTGCGCGCTAGACAGCAGAATATGA
- a CDS encoding glycosyltransferase family 2 protein, which translates to MNDLLSYFIADTARFLHYFILVYAIGICLSYVVLSGISAWAMARYKKKNSFVDYRAILSSPFAPSVTLIAPAYNESLTIVDNVRSLLTLHYNNCEVIIVNDGSKDNTLALLIEAYELEKLDFAVNEVIPTKAVRGVYKARNPAYHKLVVVDKVNGGKADALNVGINIASNKLIACIDVDCVLESDALLKLVKPFMEEERKVIATGGVIRIANSCVVEDGRLIHIRVPDKFIARVQVLEYFRAFLMGRMAWAHLDGLLLISGAFGMFDKETVIRAGGYNHNTVGEDMELLVRMRRMMYEAKTPCKVAFIPDPLCWTEAPQSWDILKRQRNRWTRGTAETLWLHRKMIFNRKYGILGLLSIPLWVLFEWLAPIIEFVGMVCFLCLAILGYANWAYFFSFLGLVYSFALMFSVFAILFEERSYQQYKRPGHMLKLVITALFEPFFYHPVTVWSAIKGNYDLFTGKKSWGEMTRTGFAQKAKTAK; encoded by the coding sequence ATGAATGATCTCCTGAGTTACTTTATCGCCGATACAGCCCGATTCTTGCATTACTTTATACTTGTGTACGCCATCGGCATCTGCCTGAGCTACGTGGTGCTTTCCGGGATTTCGGCCTGGGCCATGGCCCGCTACAAAAAGAAGAACAGCTTTGTAGACTACCGTGCTATCCTGTCCTCTCCATTTGCCCCATCGGTTACCCTTATTGCTCCTGCCTACAACGAGTCGCTGACGATCGTGGACAATGTGCGTTCGTTGCTTACCCTGCATTATAACAATTGCGAGGTGATCATCGTGAACGACGGCAGCAAAGACAACACCCTGGCGCTGCTCATCGAAGCGTATGAACTGGAGAAGCTCGACTTTGCCGTAAACGAAGTCATTCCGACAAAGGCTGTCCGGGGCGTTTACAAAGCCCGTAATCCGGCCTATCATAAACTCGTTGTGGTAGATAAGGTAAATGGTGGCAAAGCCGATGCGCTGAATGTAGGGATCAACATTGCATCAAATAAACTGATTGCCTGCATTGATGTGGATTGCGTGCTGGAATCGGATGCGCTGCTCAAACTGGTTAAACCATTTATGGAGGAAGAGCGCAAAGTGATCGCGACCGGCGGCGTAATTCGTATTGCTAACTCCTGCGTGGTGGAAGATGGCCGCCTGATCCACATCCGGGTGCCCGATAAATTTATTGCACGAGTGCAGGTACTGGAGTATTTCCGGGCTTTTTTAATGGGCCGAATGGCCTGGGCCCACCTCGATGGGCTGTTGCTGATCTCGGGCGCCTTCGGGATGTTCGACAAAGAAACCGTGATCCGGGCTGGCGGCTACAATCACAACACCGTGGGCGAAGATATGGAGCTGCTCGTGCGCATGCGCCGGATGATGTATGAAGCGAAAACACCCTGTAAAGTTGCCTTTATCCCCGACCCACTTTGCTGGACAGAAGCGCCCCAAAGCTGGGATATTTTGAAGCGGCAACGGAACCGTTGGACCAGAGGGACTGCCGAAACCCTGTGGCTGCACCGTAAAATGATCTTCAACAGAAAGTACGGCATCCTGGGCTTACTCAGCATTCCGTTGTGGGTTCTGTTCGAATGGCTGGCGCCGATCATCGAGTTTGTCGGGATGGTCTGCTTTCTCTGCCTGGCTATACTAGGCTATGCCAACTGGGCCTATTTCTTTTCCTTTCTGGGGCTGGTGTATTCGTTTGCGCTGATGTTCTCGGTGTTCGCTATTCTGTTTGAGGAGCGATCGTACCAGCAATATAAACGGCCGGGCCACATGCTTAAACTAGTCATTACAGCTTTATTCGAACCATTCTTCTATCATCCGGTGACGGTCTGGTCTGCTATCAAAGGAAACTACGATTTGTTTACCGGCAAGAAAAGCTGGGGCGAAATGACCCGCACCGGCTTCGCTCAGAAAGCAAAAACAGCAAAATAA
- a CDS encoding GNAT family N-acetyltransferase, with product MQIKEITAAQTWPVRHTVMWPGKEVDYVKLPDDAAGLHYGLFAEGELVSVISLFITGETAQFRKFATHTTCQGKGYGTALLQHLVGQAAEQGVTKLWCNARAEKAGFYEQFGLQETPNRFVKGAVAYVVMEMELRMNTS from the coding sequence ATGCAGATAAAAGAAATAACCGCTGCGCAAACCTGGCCTGTGCGGCACACCGTGATGTGGCCCGGCAAGGAAGTGGACTATGTAAAACTGCCCGATGATGCTGCCGGCCTGCATTATGGCCTGTTTGCTGAAGGAGAGCTGGTGTCGGTTATCTCGCTTTTTATAACAGGAGAGACCGCGCAATTCCGGAAGTTTGCCACCCACACTACCTGCCAGGGCAAAGGCTATGGCACGGCGCTGCTGCAGCACTTGGTAGGGCAGGCAGCGGAACAGGGTGTAACTAAACTCTGGTGCAATGCCCGTGCCGAAAAGGCTGGCTTTTACGAGCAATTCGGCCTGCAAGAAACTCCTAACAGGTTTGTGAAAGGAGCGGTGGCTTATGTGGTGATGGAAATGGAACTGCGGATGAACACATCATGA
- a CDS encoding aminopeptidase P family protein, with translation MTYQEKLTAIRSQMRGEGVSAYIIPSSDPHISEYLPDRYKCIYFTSGFTGSAGTLVITDDFAGLWTDARYFVQAGEQLAGSGFELVKLKVQHAPEYIQWLAERLAPGAKVAFDARLISVGLAQLLEQQLVPQGIELVSDRDYLEPIWLNRPYLPDAPAYLLGEEITGEAFENKLGRLRAALATSKADYHLISSLDDMAWLFNMRGSDVKCNPVVLSFALISQDAAILFIDTLKFSEADQDKLRNAGVELQAYDLVERALASLPAGSSILIDPKRNCFALYKELPTSVSVLQDTNPTTSFKAIKNAVEVENTRITMVKDGVALTRFFKWLEESVGKETITEMSVADKVLEFRAAQEGFVGESFDTIAGYKAHGALPHYKATPESDAALKADGLFLLDSGGQYQTGTTDITRVVSLGNLTEEEKTDYTLVLKGMIEGASARFPKGTRGYQIDAITRKPLWDHARNYGHGTGHGVGFFLNVHEGPHVFNATPTPIDIELGMITSVEPGIYRPEQYGIRIENLVLTVPDETNAFGEFYTFEQLTIALIDTSPVKKQLLEAHQVKWLNDYNQLVADRVGPHLNEEERAWLQAKAKAI, from the coding sequence ATGACCTACCAGGAAAAACTAACCGCCATCCGCAGCCAGATGCGGGGCGAAGGCGTGAGTGCCTATATCATACCATCTTCTGATCCGCATATCAGCGAATACCTGCCCGACAGGTATAAGTGCATTTATTTTACGTCCGGCTTTACCGGCTCGGCCGGAACGCTGGTGATCACCGATGATTTTGCTGGCCTCTGGACGGATGCCCGTTATTTTGTGCAGGCCGGGGAGCAACTGGCCGGCAGTGGCTTTGAGCTGGTAAAGCTAAAGGTGCAGCATGCGCCCGAATATATTCAATGGCTGGCTGAGCGGCTGGCGCCCGGCGCCAAAGTGGCGTTCGATGCCCGGCTGATCTCCGTTGGGCTGGCACAGTTACTGGAGCAGCAACTGGTGCCGCAGGGTATTGAGCTGGTAAGCGACCGCGACTACCTGGAGCCGATTTGGCTCAACAGACCCTACCTGCCGGATGCACCTGCTTATTTGCTGGGAGAGGAAATAACAGGAGAAGCTTTTGAGAATAAACTGGGAAGGCTGCGTGCCGCGCTGGCTACCTCTAAAGCCGACTACCACCTGATCTCCTCGCTCGATGATATGGCCTGGCTCTTTAATATGCGCGGGTCTGATGTGAAGTGCAATCCTGTGGTGTTAAGCTTCGCCCTCATCAGCCAGGATGCCGCCATCCTGTTTATTGATACGCTAAAGTTTTCCGAAGCCGATCAGGACAAATTGCGCAATGCCGGCGTGGAATTGCAGGCCTACGACCTGGTGGAACGTGCCCTGGCCAGCCTGCCTGCAGGCAGCAGCATCCTGATAGACCCCAAACGAAATTGCTTTGCCTTGTATAAAGAGCTGCCGACTTCGGTGAGTGTGCTCCAGGATACCAACCCCACTACCTCTTTTAAAGCCATAAAGAATGCTGTGGAAGTGGAGAATACCCGCATTACCATGGTGAAAGATGGCGTGGCGCTCACCCGTTTCTTTAAGTGGCTGGAAGAAAGCGTTGGCAAGGAAACGATCACCGAAATGTCCGTGGCTGACAAGGTGCTGGAATTCCGGGCGGCGCAGGAAGGGTTTGTGGGCGAAAGCTTCGACACCATTGCCGGCTACAAAGCACACGGCGCCCTGCCACACTATAAAGCCACACCCGAAAGCGATGCAGCGCTGAAAGCCGATGGCCTTTTCCTGCTTGATTCCGGCGGGCAGTACCAGACCGGCACCACCGACATCACCCGTGTCGTATCGCTGGGCAACCTGACGGAGGAAGAAAAAACGGATTATACGTTGGTGCTGAAAGGCATGATTGAAGGTGCTTCGGCCCGCTTCCCCAAAGGTACGCGCGGCTACCAGATCGACGCCATCACACGCAAGCCGCTCTGGGACCATGCCCGCAATTATGGCCACGGTACCGGCCACGGCGTCGGCTTTTTCCTGAATGTGCACGAAGGACCCCACGTTTTCAATGCCACTCCCACGCCTATCGACATTGAGCTGGGCATGATTACTTCCGTAGAGCCCGGCATTTACCGCCCTGAGCAGTATGGCATCCGCATTGAGAACCTGGTGCTTACCGTGCCCGATGAAACCAATGCGTTTGGCGAATTCTATACTTTTGAGCAGCTGACCATCGCGCTAATCGACACCTCACCGGTAAAGAAGCAACTGCTGGAGGCGCACCAGGTAAAATGGCTTAACGACTATAACCAGCTGGTGGCAGACCGGGTGGGCCCACACCTGAATGAGGAGGAACGCGCCTGGCTGCAAGCCAAAGCAAAAGCCATTTAA
- a CDS encoding hybrid sensor histidine kinase/response regulator: MRNPYPHSPSSGRLKFKVLLSLGLTLLLTLSIQYFSFQLNHDLHETKQRVTLTYQVIHNLEKTNIALTTLESNARGFAISNNRLFLEDYQALHAQIYQHLQQVNVLTSDNPVQQRNLAVLRQLIDAKIAYIDSAVKAESNGASVLKTRAKGKLLMDRVLAQKTRIQAIENRLLQEREARSAALALQEKLVNGLSMCLILSIGFFSLLFIFRDINKRVKLTNEVKENESRLKQFIEALPVAITVRDARGNLSFSNKKWDLESSKLFPGGPIENLQKLEEEKLIWVAGTDKYYPLEQLPTMKALRGESSEADDLEIRLGDEKILLSETAGPVFNRHNEVVYAIAAVQDITHRKKQEAELKHAKEIAEDSSMAKEQFLANMSHEIRTPMNAIIGFTNLLLQSRLEDEQLQFVEAIRSSGENLLTIINDILDFSKIQSGMVQLETIPFGIMSLLDSLMMLLQPKANHKGLTLQITSDAQVPTLVLGDPVRLTQIIFNLVDNAIKFTEKGTIQINVKVRTSGHDKVWVTYTVTDKGIGIPENKLETIFERFSQASSSTTREFGGSGLGLSIVKGLTELQGGTISIESISGKGSVFTVAIPYTVASETDLAQYGKQELPEENLLYRQLHILITEDNPLNQKLALRVLQDMGFTAELAKNGSEAVELIRQKKYFDVVLMDIQMPVMDGYEATRYIRQELKSTVPIMAMTAHGLSGEKEKCLSLGMNDYISKPFKTQELLTKLCVLSGLERILPEGAPEPVLQTEKHCDLSYLHKMSGGNTDFIKEMIGLFLKQLPPELEHMKQAALKIDFPAVKEVAHKLKSSVSIVGAESMLVRLKQIEALAKQEAEIEQVLCLNQELTEINEQVALELQPYLV, translated from the coding sequence GTGAGAAACCCTTACCCTCACTCCCCCTCTTCCGGAAGATTAAAATTTAAAGTGCTCCTGAGCTTGGGTCTTACCTTGCTGCTGACGCTTTCTATCCAGTATTTTTCTTTCCAGCTGAACCATGACCTGCATGAAACCAAGCAACGGGTTACCCTTACTTACCAGGTAATCCACAACCTGGAAAAGACCAACATAGCCCTTACGACCCTGGAAAGTAATGCCCGCGGGTTTGCCATTAGCAATAACCGGTTGTTTCTGGAAGACTACCAGGCGCTACACGCCCAAATTTACCAGCACCTGCAGCAAGTCAATGTCCTAACATCAGACAACCCGGTGCAGCAGCGCAACCTCGCTGTCCTGCGCCAGCTGATTGATGCCAAGATTGCATATATCGATTCTGCTGTAAAAGCCGAAAGCAACGGCGCCTCCGTGCTGAAAACCCGCGCTAAGGGCAAACTGCTGATGGACCGGGTGCTGGCTCAGAAAACACGGATACAGGCCATCGAAAACAGGCTCCTGCAAGAGCGGGAAGCACGATCCGCCGCACTGGCCCTACAGGAGAAACTTGTCAATGGCCTAAGCATGTGCCTCATCCTGAGCATCGGCTTCTTCTCCCTGCTTTTTATTTTCCGCGACATCAACAAAAGAGTAAAGCTTACGAACGAAGTAAAGGAAAACGAATCGCGCCTGAAGCAGTTTATTGAGGCGCTGCCGGTTGCGATTACCGTACGGGATGCACGCGGCAACCTCTCATTTTCGAATAAAAAATGGGACCTGGAATCAAGCAAGCTGTTCCCTGGCGGGCCGATAGAGAACTTACAAAAGTTGGAAGAGGAGAAGCTCATTTGGGTGGCAGGTACCGACAAGTATTACCCGCTGGAACAGTTGCCTACGATGAAAGCACTGCGTGGCGAAAGCTCCGAAGCCGATGATCTAGAGATCCGGCTCGGAGATGAAAAGATCCTGCTGTCTGAAACAGCCGGCCCTGTTTTTAACCGTCATAATGAGGTTGTATATGCAATTGCAGCCGTTCAGGATATAACGCACCGGAAAAAACAAGAGGCAGAGCTAAAGCACGCCAAAGAGATAGCCGAAGATTCTTCTATGGCCAAGGAGCAGTTCCTGGCCAATATGAGCCACGAGATCCGGACGCCGATGAATGCGATCATCGGGTTTACGAACCTCCTGCTCCAGTCCAGATTAGAGGATGAGCAATTACAGTTTGTGGAAGCAATCCGTTCGTCGGGCGAAAACCTGCTGACCATTATCAACGACATCCTGGATTTCTCTAAAATACAGTCGGGCATGGTGCAACTGGAAACGATCCCTTTCGGGATCATGTCGTTGCTCGATTCCCTGATGATGCTGCTACAGCCAAAAGCCAACCACAAAGGGCTAACCCTCCAGATCACCTCCGATGCGCAGGTTCCTACGCTGGTGCTCGGCGACCCGGTCCGGCTTACCCAGATCATTTTCAACCTGGTCGATAATGCTATTAAATTCACCGAAAAAGGAACCATACAGATCAACGTCAAGGTCCGAACCAGCGGACACGATAAAGTATGGGTAACCTATACGGTGACAGATAAAGGCATTGGTATTCCGGAAAACAAGCTGGAAACGATCTTTGAAAGGTTTAGCCAGGCCTCCAGCTCCACCACTCGCGAGTTTGGCGGCTCAGGTTTAGGTTTAAGTATTGTAAAAGGGCTCACCGAGCTGCAGGGCGGCACCATTTCTATTGAAAGCATTTCAGGTAAAGGGTCTGTTTTCACGGTGGCTATCCCTTATACAGTGGCTTCGGAAACAGACCTGGCCCAATACGGAAAGCAGGAGTTACCGGAAGAAAACCTGCTGTACAGGCAGTTGCATATTCTGATAACCGAAGACAACCCGCTAAATCAGAAACTTGCCCTGCGCGTGCTACAGGACATGGGCTTTACCGCCGAGCTGGCTAAAAACGGGAGCGAAGCAGTAGAACTGATCCGCCAGAAAAAGTATTTCGATGTGGTGCTGATGGATATCCAGATGCCGGTGATGGACGGCTACGAAGCGACCCGCTACATCCGCCAGGAACTGAAATCGACGGTGCCTATTATGGCGATGACCGCCCACGGCCTGAGCGGCGAAAAAGAAAAGTGCCTGTCCCTGGGCATGAACGATTATATCTCCAAGCCTTTTAAAACACAGGAGCTCCTGACAAAGCTATGTGTCCTTTCGGGTTTGGAAAGAATACTACCTGAGGGGGCGCCCGAGCCTGTGCTGCAAACCGAAAAGCATTGCGACCTGTCGTACCTGCACAAAATGTCGGGGGGCAACACCGACTTTATAAAAGAAATGATCGGCCTTTTCCTCAAACAGCTTCCACCTGAGCTGGAGCACATGAAGCAGGCCGCCTTAAAAATCGATTTTCCGGCGGTAAAGGAAGTGGCCCATAAACTGAAATCCTCCGTCTCCATTGTCGGGGCAGAAAGTATGCTGGTCAGGCTTAAGCAGATAGAAGCGCTCGCGAAGCAGGAAGCTGAAATTGAACAGGTGCTTTGCCTTAACCAGGAGCTGACAGAGATAAATGAGCAGGTAGCCCTGGAGCTGCAACCATATTTAGTTTAA